A region of Pleionea litopenaei DNA encodes the following proteins:
- a CDS encoding SIR2 family protein — protein MERVPPLREIFDPPDEIVQAALNGDLVFFVGAGASRLLGLPSWTELATKALDDLRKNDHLNYSEIEQLKGLDAKKQLSIAYSIAEDNKYHLDLTKHLVGKTEGDCIYKAINDIGCSCVTTNYDELLAPRFVDSKDGSATAAPVNRVYDREKFFAKLLNEPGTVVHLHGAISQPKGMIVTTKDYLEHYDHENVKEFLGELFAKKTILFLGYGLEEAEILEHILRRGSVTQTHDRRRFALQGFFLSQKPLYDNLHTYYKKSFGVHLLGFVRDHEDYKRLEAIIKSWGSQIVVRKPPLAVDNDFMDEVLASE, from the coding sequence ATGGAAAGAGTTCCTCCTTTACGAGAAATTTTTGATCCTCCTGACGAAATAGTCCAAGCAGCCTTGAATGGTGATCTCGTTTTTTTTGTAGGTGCAGGTGCATCTAGGCTTCTTGGTTTACCATCTTGGACAGAGTTAGCTACAAAAGCTCTTGATGACTTACGAAAGAATGACCATTTAAATTACTCAGAAATTGAGCAGCTAAAAGGCTTGGATGCCAAGAAGCAATTGTCAATTGCATACTCAATTGCTGAAGATAACAAGTATCATTTAGACCTTACTAAGCATCTTGTCGGTAAAACTGAAGGAGATTGTATTTATAAAGCCATTAATGATATCGGCTGTTCTTGCGTAACAACAAACTACGACGAACTATTGGCACCTCGTTTCGTAGACTCAAAAGATGGTTCTGCAACAGCAGCACCAGTAAACCGAGTATATGACAGAGAGAAGTTTTTCGCGAAACTGTTAAATGAGCCTGGTACAGTCGTACATTTACATGGTGCAATTAGTCAACCTAAAGGAATGATAGTTACGACTAAGGACTATCTCGAGCATTACGATCATGAAAATGTCAAAGAGTTTCTCGGAGAACTATTTGCAAAAAAGACTATCTTATTTCTTGGATACGGTCTGGAAGAAGCAGAAATATTAGAGCATATATTAAGAAGGGGATCTGTAACGCAGACTCATGATAGAAGGCGCTTTGCATTACAGGGTTTTTTTCTGAGTCAGAAACCACTATATGATAATCTTCATACTTATTATAAGAAGTCATTTGGTGTACACCTGCTAGGCTTTGTCCGCGATCATGAAGATTACAAACGCCTTGAGGCAATAATAAAATCCTGGGGAAGCCAGATTGTAGTAAGAAAGCCACCATTAGCTGTTGATAATGATTTTATGGATGAGGTTCTTGCTAGTGAGTGA
- a CDS encoding DUF99 family protein — protein sequence MNYTLCDEKLNNKIEIGKKIRVIGFDDAPFNKSIDTRVNLTGVVCANSQFEGMLWGEVTRDGLDSTAAILHLLKESKFLPQLDAILFDGIAFGGFNILDIHHISQSFNLPCITVMRRVPDFSKISNALKNLDDYDVRWSLIQQAGEVFENAPFYFQVAGVSSNIAYKVLQKVTVQGNVPEPLRLAHLIGSAVKTGQSSNRA from the coding sequence TTGAACTATACGCTATGCGATGAAAAGCTGAATAACAAGATTGAAATTGGTAAGAAAATAAGAGTCATTGGGTTCGATGATGCTCCCTTCAATAAATCAATCGACACACGGGTTAATCTAACTGGTGTCGTATGCGCTAATAGCCAATTTGAGGGTATGCTGTGGGGTGAAGTTACACGAGATGGACTTGATTCAACCGCAGCGATACTTCATTTATTGAAAGAAAGTAAATTTTTACCGCAGTTAGATGCGATATTGTTTGATGGCATCGCGTTTGGTGGTTTTAATATTTTAGATATTCACCATATATCGCAGAGTTTCAATCTTCCATGCATTACCGTGATGCGTCGTGTTCCAGACTTTTCAAAAATAAGTAACGCGTTAAAAAACCTTGATGATTATGACGTTCGTTGGTCGCTTATTCAGCAGGCTGGTGAAGTCTTTGAAAATGCTCCCTTTTACTTTCAAGTTGCAGGCGTTAGCAGCAATATAGCCTACAAAGTTTTACAAAAAGTGACCGTGCAAGGTAATGTGCCAGAGCCATTAAGACTCGCTCACTTAATCGGATCGGCTGTAAAAACAGGTCAAAGCAGTAATCGAGCATAA
- a CDS encoding BLUF domain-containing protein → MQNQLIRLTYASTATFKTDIKGGIESEVARILLQSRRNNSRIAVGGVLHYGDGYFFQCLEGDESAVKSTLQRISQDQRHRDVQILLNVQIQRRLFEDWSMKYST, encoded by the coding sequence ATGCAGAATCAATTAATTCGGCTCACTTACGCCAGTACAGCGACCTTTAAAACAGACATTAAAGGAGGCATTGAGTCAGAGGTTGCTAGAATACTTTTGCAATCTCGCAGAAATAATTCGCGAATTGCTGTTGGAGGCGTCCTTCATTATGGTGATGGCTACTTTTTTCAATGTCTTGAGGGTGATGAATCAGCCGTAAAGTCAACTCTGCAACGGATTTCTCAAGATCAGCGTCATCGCGATGTTCAAATTCTGTTGAACGTTCAAATACAGCGCCGACTTTTTGAGGACTGGTCGATGAAATACTCAACTTAG
- a CDS encoding nuclear transport factor 2 family protein, protein MNNTLFSLLLLWLTIASGSVLSDANSSQWNEEQLAIIELNRWLPLSLDKEGFNAFSEYFHPEYTNWYMKGDKQSLVDRDEYLSRVKAWHDQGNYATKSEVTPISIEVFCDIAYIRFIQVEHFAHKEKEPTMFIGQFASLLKKHNGQWKMYRTSFQERYRGPLKNSE, encoded by the coding sequence ATGAATAACACTTTATTTTCATTGCTTCTACTGTGGTTGACTATCGCCTCTGGGAGCGTACTTTCAGACGCTAATTCAAGTCAATGGAATGAGGAGCAGTTAGCGATTATTGAACTTAACCGTTGGTTGCCGTTAAGCTTAGATAAAGAAGGCTTTAATGCCTTTTCTGAATACTTTCATCCTGAATACACCAATTGGTATATGAAAGGTGACAAACAGTCTCTGGTCGATCGTGATGAATATCTATCAAGAGTGAAAGCCTGGCATGATCAAGGAAACTATGCAACGAAAAGTGAAGTAACACCGATATCTATAGAGGTTTTCTGTGATATTGCTTATATTCGCTTCATTCAAGTAGAGCATTTTGCTCATAAAGAAAAAGAGCCGACAATGTTTATTGGGCAATTTGCAAGCCTGCTAAAGAAACATAATGGACAATGGAAAATGTATCGCACGTCCTTTCAGGAACGTTACCGAGGGCCATTGAAGAATAGTGAGTAA
- a CDS encoding tetratricopeptide repeat protein yields the protein MSKDSTQYHAFISYRHTDNVEQGRQWASWLHQAIETYEVPQELVGQKNAFGETIAEQIYPVFRDEQELSADADLATAIKDALERSRVLIVLCSPNSCESKYVADEIEYFKRLGRSNRILAVIIDGEPNASWDERKQSQGFHAKEECFPLPLQFVYNDYGIRTNERSEPIAADFRLTDSGNNKVQGWTSPQAYRVELEQNSKLSKKEIAKEVQQYEQQHRDMLLKIIAGILGVSFDQLNRRDKSYQLQLERKKAQRLRRWLSAVTVLAIVAVGTGVLAFYQQQVAVEQRDKAEALLGEVRENLEFMNYDLRDVLMRYAPTKERVKVMKRIDALSDVLLSQAESLTPDDKLALIVVLLQKSDVILKSQNQNPEESLPLTLKALDLNKQLFKEFPDNKRYLSQLSITYEALGLAKEILGDTQAAKFNYLSSLRILNNLLKEEPKNARHLKSISITYEHIGEVDSLLGSTDSALRNFKKSLEARKLITQLKPENSEYQRLLSVSFEKIADIKKLIGELNAALELYQQGLDIRHSLAEQDPDNLALKFSVSIAHSKLASVYSLLGKTSEAFGHLNKSKDIRQFLVNQDSTNTEFLRYYSIAIEQLGQFELDRGNVAVAHSAFKDSLNQVLTLVKLAPNNTTYQRDHLVANIKLANSLIRNGNDDEAFQLYQESLKIAKLLVERDASNIAFLDDLSSTHSRMGNIYVMREQYNLAMEHYQKALDINQQIANGDMSNSKYQRGLFVANLKIGNVLLKTGKGRQSLRYYQSALSIAQQLELKDKSNIESKNDLSIALSKLGDAYMFIKDYSSALGIYQKCLQVDKEVVALDGSITKYRLSLAITYWRLYDVYRETKDIDRAISMLKKAKEELIIVDSMGGLSIKERPFIYKAKEIIEEHESKNKSG from the coding sequence ATGTCAAAGGATTCGACGCAATACCACGCATTTATATCCTACCGTCATACTGACAATGTAGAACAAGGTCGTCAATGGGCCTCATGGCTTCATCAGGCAATCGAAACCTATGAAGTCCCTCAAGAACTTGTTGGACAAAAGAATGCTTTTGGAGAGACCATTGCTGAGCAGATATATCCTGTGTTTAGAGATGAGCAGGAGTTATCTGCAGACGCTGATCTAGCGACCGCTATAAAAGATGCGCTCGAGCGGTCCCGTGTTCTAATTGTCCTTTGCTCACCCAATTCGTGTGAGTCGAAGTACGTTGCAGATGAGATCGAATACTTTAAGCGGCTTGGACGTTCGAATCGTATATTGGCAGTAATTATTGATGGAGAGCCTAATGCTAGTTGGGATGAACGCAAGCAATCTCAAGGGTTTCACGCTAAAGAAGAGTGTTTTCCTCTACCACTTCAATTTGTCTACAACGATTATGGAATACGCACCAACGAAAGGTCTGAGCCTATCGCTGCAGATTTTCGGCTAACTGACTCAGGAAATAATAAGGTACAAGGTTGGACATCGCCACAAGCCTATCGAGTCGAGCTTGAGCAAAACTCAAAGCTAAGCAAAAAGGAAATAGCTAAAGAAGTTCAACAGTATGAACAGCAGCACCGCGATATGTTGCTTAAAATTATTGCTGGAATCTTAGGTGTCTCTTTTGATCAGCTAAATCGCAGAGACAAGTCTTATCAATTACAGCTTGAAAGGAAAAAGGCCCAGCGTTTACGTCGTTGGCTCTCAGCGGTAACAGTATTGGCTATTGTCGCGGTAGGGACCGGTGTATTGGCTTTTTATCAGCAACAAGTAGCGGTAGAGCAGCGTGATAAAGCTGAGGCCTTGTTAGGGGAAGTTCGAGAAAACCTGGAATTTATGAACTACGACTTACGCGATGTCCTCATGCGATATGCACCGACGAAAGAACGTGTAAAAGTGATGAAGAGGATAGATGCGCTTAGCGATGTATTGCTATCCCAAGCGGAATCACTAACGCCCGATGATAAATTAGCTCTAATCGTCGTGTTATTACAAAAATCAGATGTCATTCTTAAAAGCCAAAATCAAAACCCTGAGGAGTCTTTACCTCTAACATTGAAGGCGCTCGATCTTAATAAACAATTGTTTAAAGAATTCCCCGACAATAAGCGGTACTTGAGCCAACTATCGATCACTTATGAAGCTTTAGGTTTAGCAAAGGAAATTTTGGGTGATACGCAAGCTGCTAAATTTAACTATTTATCCAGCTTAAGGATACTTAACAACCTTTTAAAGGAAGAACCAAAGAATGCGCGTCACTTGAAGAGCATATCTATTACCTACGAACACATAGGAGAGGTTGATTCGTTACTTGGAAGTACAGACAGCGCATTACGTAATTTTAAAAAGAGCTTAGAAGCGCGAAAGCTTATAACTCAGTTAAAGCCGGAGAACTCAGAGTATCAGAGATTACTGTCGGTTTCATTTGAAAAAATAGCCGATATCAAAAAGCTAATTGGTGAGCTAAATGCAGCTTTAGAATTGTACCAACAAGGCTTAGATATTCGACATTCCTTAGCAGAGCAAGATCCAGATAATTTGGCACTTAAATTTAGTGTGTCTATCGCTCACTCAAAACTTGCTAGTGTTTATTCGCTATTGGGAAAAACTTCTGAGGCGTTCGGTCATTTAAATAAAAGCAAAGATATTCGCCAGTTTCTAGTTAACCAAGATTCAACCAATACGGAGTTTCTTCGCTATTACTCCATAGCCATTGAACAGCTAGGGCAGTTTGAATTAGACAGAGGTAATGTCGCAGTTGCTCATAGCGCATTTAAAGACAGTCTAAATCAGGTCCTAACGCTCGTAAAACTCGCCCCCAATAACACAACCTACCAACGCGATCACTTGGTCGCTAATATTAAGCTAGCCAATAGTTTAATCCGTAATGGTAACGATGATGAGGCGTTTCAGCTCTATCAAGAATCATTAAAGATTGCCAAGTTGCTAGTTGAACGCGACGCTTCCAATATAGCTTTCTTGGACGATTTATCCAGTACACATAGTAGAATGGGTAATATTTATGTGATGCGAGAGCAATACAATCTCGCGATGGAGCACTATCAAAAAGCTCTAGACATTAACCAACAAATTGCCAATGGAGATATGAGTAACTCGAAATATCAACGAGGTCTTTTTGTGGCAAATTTGAAGATTGGAAATGTTCTGTTAAAAACTGGGAAGGGGCGTCAGTCATTGCGTTATTATCAATCTGCACTTTCTATTGCACAACAACTTGAGTTAAAAGATAAAAGTAATATCGAATCAAAGAACGACCTTTCCATTGCGCTTTCAAAGTTAGGCGATGCGTATATGTTTATTAAGGACTATTCATCAGCATTAGGTATTTATCAAAAATGCCTACAAGTTGACAAGGAAGTTGTCGCTTTGGATGGGAGTATCACTAAGTATCGTCTTAGTTTGGCAATAACTTATTGGAGGCTTTATGACGTTTATCGAGAGACTAAGGATATTGATAGAGCGATTTCTATGTTAAAGAAGGCCAAGGAAGAGCTCATTATTGTAGACAGCATGGGAGGCCTATCAATTAAAGAAAGGCCATTTATTTATAAGGCCAAAGAAATTATTGAAGAACATGAGAGTAAGAATAAAAGTGGCTAA
- a CDS encoding tyrosine-type recombinase/integrase, with amino-acid sequence MHTSELTQNGLIIGLSHHYRSNIELLLSFKCSNIKTCNGQSKRKDGKYFLTNVEPGGLFQGKPQRNLRFPIQHVHIDFDRMMAKRPQLLATIDEMPSYLLKPEVFRLLSRETDPMYRLILDLMWSTGARVSEALALTPASFIHDGYDLQVVLSILKRRGRPKKTAVIRSPKRYIPIWDPVLQSRIREYLFARRLNQTDRLFPICRQTVNRHIKRLVEEGGGAPFRISSHTLRHSFAIHLILHGRPLKYVSQLLGHRSIESTEIYTKVLTNDGAHFMEGVEFH; translated from the coding sequence GTGCACACCTCAGAATTGACTCAAAATGGATTAATTATTGGACTATCGCATCATTATCGTTCAAATATTGAGCTATTATTATCTTTCAAATGTTCCAATATAAAGACGTGTAATGGTCAATCTAAGCGAAAAGACGGCAAATATTTTTTAACGAATGTTGAGCCCGGCGGTCTTTTTCAAGGAAAACCGCAGCGAAACCTCCGCTTTCCGATCCAGCATGTGCATATCGATTTCGATCGCATGATGGCCAAACGGCCACAATTGCTCGCGACAATTGATGAGATGCCGAGCTATCTACTCAAGCCTGAGGTGTTCCGACTGCTCAGCCGCGAGACTGATCCCATGTACCGGCTGATCCTCGATCTGATGTGGTCCACCGGTGCCCGCGTATCCGAAGCCCTCGCTTTAACGCCAGCGAGCTTTATCCACGATGGCTATGATTTGCAGGTGGTGTTATCCATACTCAAGCGGCGCGGCCGACCGAAAAAGACTGCCGTGATCCGATCACCCAAACGCTACATTCCGATCTGGGATCCTGTGCTGCAGTCGCGCATTCGCGAGTATCTCTTTGCGCGAAGGTTAAACCAAACCGATCGGCTCTTTCCGATCTGCCGCCAGACGGTAAACCGCCATATTAAGAGGCTTGTAGAAGAGGGCGGGGGCGCGCCGTTTCGCATCTCCAGTCATACTCTTCGGCACAGCTTTGCAATACACTTGATTTTACATGGACGACCGTTAAAGTATGTCAGTCAGCTGTTGGGGCATCGCTCGATTGAGAGCACGGAAATTTATACCAAAGTGTTAACCAATGACGGTGCGCATTTTATGGAAGGGGTGGAGTTTCATTAA
- a CDS encoding IS256 family transposase, protein MDKKEVEAWARKAAKGIKTEEELNDFRQMLTKVTVETALNAELDEHLGYERHAQSDSDNYRNGYTPKTLLTEDGPLSIETPRDRQGTFEPQLVKKQQTRFTTMDEKILSLYAKGMTTREIVATFKDMYDADVSPTLISKVTNAVIEQVIEWQSRPLDSIYPIVYLDCIVLKIRQDKQVINKCVYLALGVTMEGQKELLGLWLSENEGAKFWLNVLTELQNRGVKDILIACVDGLKGFPDAINSAYPETQVQLCIVHMIRNSVRYVPWKDYKAVTADLKRIYQSATEEDALLALEQFSERWDDKYPQISRSWKTHWHNLNTLFNYPPEIRKAIYTTNAIESLNSVIRKSIKKRKLFPSDDSAKKVVYLAIMDASKKWTMPIRNWKAALNHFMIVFDGRLDDYV, encoded by the coding sequence ATGGACAAGAAAGAGGTTGAAGCCTGGGCTCGTAAAGCAGCCAAAGGCATAAAGACTGAAGAAGAGTTAAATGACTTTCGTCAGATGCTGACGAAGGTCACTGTCGAAACCGCTTTGAATGCAGAGCTTGATGAGCATCTGGGCTATGAAAGACACGCTCAGTCAGATTCTGATAATTATCGGAACGGCTATACACCGAAAACGCTTCTTACCGAAGATGGCCCACTCTCAATTGAAACGCCACGAGACCGGCAAGGCACATTCGAACCCCAGTTAGTCAAGAAGCAGCAAACTCGCTTCACTACGATGGACGAGAAAATCCTGAGCCTTTACGCCAAAGGGATGACGACTCGAGAAATCGTAGCCACGTTCAAAGACATGTATGATGCCGACGTCTCGCCCACATTGATTTCAAAAGTCACCAATGCAGTTATTGAGCAAGTCATTGAATGGCAGTCACGCCCACTAGATTCAATTTACCCCATCGTTTATCTGGACTGTATCGTGCTAAAAATTCGGCAAGATAAACAAGTCATCAACAAGTGCGTTTACTTGGCGCTAGGCGTCACTATGGAAGGCCAAAAAGAGCTTTTAGGCTTGTGGTTATCAGAAAACGAGGGGGCTAAATTCTGGCTCAACGTTTTAACTGAGCTTCAAAATCGAGGAGTTAAAGATATTCTCATTGCTTGTGTTGACGGTTTAAAAGGGTTTCCTGACGCTATCAACTCGGCTTATCCCGAAACGCAAGTACAGCTTTGTATAGTGCACATGATTCGAAACTCCGTTCGCTATGTTCCCTGGAAAGACTACAAGGCCGTGACAGCGGATTTAAAGCGCATTTATCAGTCAGCCACTGAAGAAGATGCGCTGCTTGCGTTAGAGCAATTCTCTGAGCGTTGGGACGATAAGTATCCGCAAATCAGTCGCTCCTGGAAAACTCATTGGCACAATCTAAATACGTTATTTAATTATCCGCCTGAAATACGCAAAGCCATTTATACGACCAATGCCATTGAGTCGCTCAACAGTGTGATTCGAAAGTCGATTAAGAAGCGAAAGCTCTTTCCATCAGATGACTCCGCCAAAAAAGTGGTTTATCTAGCGATTATGGACGCTTCGAAAAAATGGACTATGCCTATTAGAAATTGGAAAGCGGCCTTAAATCATTTTATGATTGTATTTGATGGCCGCTTAGATGACTATGTTTGA
- a CDS encoding helix-turn-helix domain-containing protein: MILSEKIVRLRKQVGWSQEDLAEKLDVSRQSVSKWESANSIPDLNKIILLAGLFGVSTDYLLKDEIEPTDPINNNHLETNAVQVSLEQAITYVKCKIDMAKLVAKGILLCIGSPIPLLALIAFAKGGQVDLDIRLAVAAGIALILMLVAIGISFFVRTNQYESDTSTIDEDAYELAYGVKGAINEKLSTSRPQYNLKLTIGIALFIFSAAPLLVSSMLYSSSSVVLMTLILTIAMVALGLFIIIPVSAEYEAYRKILQDSQSNSAKSQRIKRAEKFAAFYWPLVTAIFIGWSLWTMNWGVTWIIWPVSAVLFVALLGLMELLNKDEAKA, from the coding sequence ATGATTTTATCTGAAAAAATAGTTAGATTAAGAAAGCAAGTCGGCTGGTCACAGGAAGATTTAGCTGAAAAGCTTGACGTCTCTAGGCAGTCAGTCTCGAAATGGGAAAGCGCCAACAGCATTCCAGACCTCAACAAGATTATCTTGCTCGCGGGTTTATTTGGTGTTTCGACAGACTACTTACTAAAGGATGAGATTGAACCGACCGATCCTATCAATAACAATCATTTAGAGACCAATGCTGTACAGGTGAGTCTCGAGCAGGCCATAACCTATGTTAAGTGTAAAATCGATATGGCGAAACTAGTCGCTAAAGGCATTCTCTTGTGTATTGGCTCCCCTATTCCACTGTTGGCGCTAATAGCATTCGCCAAAGGTGGCCAAGTTGATCTGGATATAAGGTTGGCAGTCGCCGCAGGCATCGCCTTGATTTTAATGCTGGTAGCAATCGGCATTAGTTTTTTTGTAAGAACCAATCAGTATGAGTCAGATACGAGTACGATTGATGAAGATGCCTATGAGTTGGCCTACGGCGTAAAAGGTGCAATTAATGAGAAGCTAAGCACTTCAAGACCTCAATATAATCTAAAATTAACGATAGGCATTGCTCTTTTCATCTTCTCTGCAGCGCCACTACTAGTGAGTAGTATGCTCTATTCAAGCTCCAGCGTTGTTTTGATGACGTTGATTCTGACCATAGCAATGGTTGCACTGGGGTTATTCATCATCATTCCTGTGTCTGCAGAATACGAAGCCTATCGCAAGATATTGCAAGATAGCCAATCGAACAGTGCAAAGAGTCAGCGAATTAAACGTGCAGAAAAGTTTGCAGCTTTCTATTGGCCACTGGTAACTGCCATATTTATCGGTTGGAGCCTATGGACCATGAACTGGGGAGTAACCTGGATAATTTGGCCAGTCAGCGCTGTATTGTTCGTTGCTTTGCTCGGTTTGATGGAGTTATTGAATAAAGACGAAGCCAAGGCTTAA